In the genome of Verrucomicrobiota bacterium, one region contains:
- a CDS encoding polysaccharide export protein, whose translation MKYFSQSSSLLFLVFLYLQTVNQDVAAQSASNSQGNYLLNPSDLLRVEVFQEQELFREVRVSGDGSIVLPLIGKIYVGGRSIFDAEKLITELYDRDYLVNPQINVTVTEYALKRVNVIGQVNKPGIVIFPPEEEMVLLEAISLAGGFNRLADKAKVTLTRTLVSGKTETFQIDTRKLISGDEAATWNLQKDDVIFVPERVF comes from the coding sequence ATGAAATATTTTTCTCAGTCTTCATCCCTTTTGTTTCTCGTTTTCCTGTACCTCCAAACAGTGAACCAGGATGTTGCTGCTCAGTCGGCCAGCAATTCACAAGGGAACTACCTTTTGAATCCGTCTGATTTACTGCGCGTGGAAGTTTTCCAGGAACAGGAACTTTTTCGTGAAGTGCGGGTTTCGGGCGATGGAAGCATTGTTCTGCCCCTGATCGGAAAAATATATGTTGGCGGAAGGTCTATTTTCGACGCTGAAAAATTGATCACTGAACTCTACGATCGCGACTATTTGGTTAACCCCCAAATCAATGTGACCGTTACTGAATATGCTCTTAAGCGAGTCAATGTAATCGGTCAGGTCAACAAACCCGGCATTGTTATTTTTCCACCTGAAGAGGAGATGGTCCTGCTTGAAGCCATTTCTTTGGCCGGTGGGTTTAATCGCTTGGCCGATAAAGCGAAGGTAACCTTAACGCGCACCCTTGTATCAGGAAAGACAGAAACATTTCAGATCGATACGAGAAAGCTCATCAGCGGCGATGAAGCCGCTACCTGGAATTTGCAGAAGGATGATGTGATTTTTGTACCCGAGCGTGTTTTCTAA
- a CDS encoding polysaccharide biosynthesis tyrosine autokinase: MDRSIKKESPDGRGYYNYDSGYHQGGYGGDSGHQRSLQDYLLIIRERIWWILVIFVLVQIVTTLVILSQTQRYKSISTVEVKREANRVVQFEQVDNQDMRGTEDFNTQVGILESNAIIEQVSNRLKGNERERFIQPYLKNKDPSEISIGVILFENRKIIPKRLTRIIAVEFVHPDPELAAKVANLFVDEYIGFNQRKQLEASLKAVEDLRIRADQQRSKLEELEFKLQEYREKHHTVSFDERSVIENEKLRVLNLKSAEAEAFLYEIESRWSLVEQYRSEKKDLLSLSFISNNPLVQKLNSDLSTATVEVALLSKRYREKHPTMIGAMRSFQEVQDELAKALQTEVDKVYSDLLQARTRDQEAKSAVESQETLLLGIDRLSVDYETIQREAEVNTVMYQTLVSRMRETNISSSLDNANARVLDRAGMALEPYWPNYFLFFGAGIIGGCILGLGVAFIISFLDDRVKSIFDIESVIGVPLLGIISEVKNLPTVEKAKMVNSSIENQASEGFRALHSSLKLKAISKEAQCFMITSTIPSEGKTFISTNLAFTFASHGDRTLLIDCDMRLPNVAKSLGLNNELGVIDYCYEKATFDEIVKSDTETGLDLITTGGRANNPSQILSSSKFEEFLQIARSRYERIIIDTPPLSAVSDSLLILPLVDGVLYTIKFNAVNRKAILVNMRRLVDSEVPVFGSVLNSLKLSVSGYYYSYQYHRYKDYYHHQVPKQGERV; this comes from the coding sequence ATGGATCGATCCATCAAAAAAGAAAGTCCTGACGGGCGTGGTTATTACAACTACGACTCAGGCTACCATCAAGGTGGTTATGGTGGAGACTCGGGTCATCAAAGAAGTCTTCAGGATTACCTGCTGATTATACGTGAGCGTATCTGGTGGATTCTGGTCATATTTGTGTTAGTTCAGATCGTCACTACCCTGGTCATACTAAGCCAGACGCAGCGCTACAAATCCATCTCCACTGTAGAGGTTAAGCGTGAAGCAAATCGAGTCGTTCAGTTCGAGCAAGTCGACAATCAAGACATGCGTGGGACAGAGGATTTTAATACTCAGGTCGGTATACTGGAAAGTAACGCCATCATTGAACAGGTAAGTAATCGCCTCAAAGGAAATGAACGTGAACGATTCATTCAACCGTACTTAAAAAATAAAGATCCGAGTGAGATTTCCATTGGGGTAATTCTATTTGAAAACCGAAAGATAATTCCGAAGCGATTGACCCGAATAATTGCCGTTGAATTCGTCCACCCGGATCCAGAGCTGGCAGCCAAGGTTGCCAATTTATTTGTTGATGAATATATTGGCTTCAATCAACGCAAACAACTGGAGGCCTCATTGAAGGCTGTTGAAGATCTTCGCATTCGTGCTGATCAACAACGAAGCAAGCTGGAGGAACTTGAATTTAAGCTTCAAGAGTATCGCGAGAAACATCATACCGTTTCATTTGACGAACGTTCGGTCATAGAGAACGAAAAGTTGCGCGTACTAAATCTCAAGAGTGCCGAAGCGGAGGCCTTTCTTTATGAGATTGAATCGAGGTGGAGTCTCGTTGAGCAGTACAGGTCCGAAAAGAAAGACCTTCTCAGCCTGAGCTTTATCTCCAACAACCCCTTGGTCCAAAAGCTCAATAGTGATCTATCCACGGCGACGGTTGAAGTGGCATTACTCTCCAAACGTTATCGAGAAAAGCATCCGACCATGATCGGGGCGATGCGGTCGTTTCAGGAAGTGCAGGACGAATTGGCCAAAGCGCTTCAAACGGAGGTGGATAAAGTCTATTCCGATTTACTCCAGGCCCGAACCCGAGACCAAGAAGCAAAATCAGCTGTGGAAAGTCAGGAGACCCTGCTTTTGGGAATTGACCGATTGAGTGTGGATTACGAGACCATTCAACGGGAAGCTGAAGTGAATACTGTCATGTATCAGACCCTGGTTTCTCGCATGCGTGAGACAAATATTTCCTCTAGTCTGGACAATGCCAATGCTCGGGTATTGGACCGTGCTGGTATGGCGTTGGAGCCCTACTGGCCAAACTATTTCCTGTTTTTTGGTGCCGGAATTATCGGTGGTTGTATTTTGGGACTCGGAGTCGCATTCATTATTTCCTTTTTGGATGACCGGGTAAAATCAATTTTTGATATCGAATCAGTAATCGGTGTGCCGCTACTGGGTATCATTTCAGAGGTGAAAAATTTGCCTACCGTGGAAAAGGCGAAGATGGTGAACTCCTCGATAGAGAATCAGGCCTCCGAAGGATTCAGGGCACTGCATTCGAGTCTAAAATTAAAGGCAATTAGTAAAGAAGCTCAGTGCTTCATGATCACTTCTACTATTCCGAGCGAAGGTAAAACCTTCATTTCTACCAATCTCGCCTTTACATTTGCATCCCATGGAGACCGAACCTTGCTCATCGATTGTGACATGCGTCTTCCGAATGTGGCAAAGTCTTTAGGGCTCAATAACGAGTTAGGCGTTATCGATTACTGCTATGAAAAGGCCACGTTCGATGAGATTGTAAAATCCGATACCGAAACAGGTTTGGATTTGATCACCACCGGAGGTCGGGCGAATAATCCGTCTCAAATCTTGAGTTCTTCAAAATTTGAAGAGTTTCTTCAAATCGCTCGCTCGCGCTACGAGCGGATAATTATTGATACACCTCCTCTCTCAGCGGTGAGTGACTCCCTCCTGATACTTCCCTTGGTGGATGGTGTCCTTTATACCATCAAATTTAACGCGGTTAATCGAAAAGCGATTTTGGTAAACATGCGCCGGCTTGTGGATTCGGAGGTCCCGGTTTTTGGTAGCGTTCTGAATAGCCTGAAACTATCCGTTTCAGGGTACTATTATTCGTACCAATATCATAGATATAAAGATTACTATCATCACCAGGTCCCCAAGCAGGGTGAAAGGGTTTAA